Proteins encoded by one window of Macrobrachium rosenbergii isolate ZJJX-2024 chromosome 57, ASM4041242v1, whole genome shotgun sequence:
- the LOC136836946 gene encoding uncharacterized protein, whose amino-acid sequence MATSSTDAFNTQLGSNMPMFANYSMVSVTTGANFWPADAASASSSTSPASENNWDVDEEEVIKRRIYELKRQFHNGRYLIVRHLPRDATEEVCDFSAESNK is encoded by the coding sequence ATGGCTACGAGTTCCACAGATGCGTTTAACACCCAGCTGGGCAGCAACATGCCCATGTTTGCGAATTATTCTATGGTGTCTGTCACTACCGGAGCTAACTTTTGGCCCGCCGACGCTGCCTCGGCCTCCAGTTCCACCTCTCCAGCCTCGGAAAATAATTGGGATGTGGACGAGGAGGAGGTCATCAAGAGGAGGATCTACGAGCTGAAGCGGCAGTTCCACAACGGACGTTATCTCATCGTTAGGCACCTGCCCAGGGACGCTACAGAGGAG